The following DNA comes from Erythrobacter sp. YJ-T3-07.
TGCCCAAAATCATACGATAGCCGCAGTTTTACAATCACTGTATCAGCCATGATCAACCTAGGGTAAGACCAACCATAGTGTTTTGCGTCCTAGCGTGACATGTGTTGGCCTTGAGCTGGCATGAGAACCAATCAATCCATAACTGCGTCGTCAGCATTGCCGTATTTGGTACTGTCGGAGACTTTCACGGAAACTTTTGCTACATATAAGGGCTTACTTTATGTGTATGGTTGATGTCGATTTGAAATGCGCTCCCAGCATCACTCGGAGCGCGCACATTCTCGAACATAATGAAAGCCGTAAAGAGCGTGGCTCTAGGCCGTCAGGAAATCGTTACTGATGTCCCCCGTCCCTCTGCAAGAGATCACCCCGGCTTTGTCCTAATCAAGACCAAGTACGTCGGTATCAATCACTGCGACTATTACTTCGTCGACGAAGACTTTCTGTTCCAAGAAAATGCGACAATTGGCAGCGAATGTTGCGGAGAGGTTGTTGAAGTCGCCGAGGAAGGCTGCGAGCGCTTCAAAGTCGG
Coding sequences within:
- a CDS encoding alcohol dehydrogenase catalytic domain-containing protein encodes the protein MKAVKSVALGRQEIVTDVPRPSARDHPGFVLIKTKYVGINHCDYYFVDEDFLFQENATIGSECCGEVVEVAEEGCERFKVG